Proteins from one Telopea speciosissima isolate NSW1024214 ecotype Mountain lineage chromosome 1, Tspe_v1, whole genome shotgun sequence genomic window:
- the LOC122667914 gene encoding RNA-binding KH domain-containing protein RCF3 isoform X1, producing MERSRSKRNHYYDQNYDSQTLARTKPRYRHHNNNQSHHYNNGTSNHHRRGGGGGGRLSKVPGVSPTATTCYRILCHDMKVGGVIGKSGSIIKAIRQETGAWINVHALMPGDEERIIEISDARRRDPDGRAPSFSPAQEALLMIHERILASDSEFGFGFVGGPEDEEDDYGPRSGGGGSAGRVATRLVVSRMHVGCLLGKGGKIIEQMRMETKTQIRILPRDHNLPRCVSMSEEIVQVVGDVNAVKKAIAIISSRLKESQLRDRSHFHGRVHSPERFFPSDDDFSPHINNIPHRSPMDEATLGPRSSAGFPSLRNNSYGSRTSGYAFESGAGPIADHQSQLFSGEDIVFQILCPYDRVESVMGEANGIIEMLRDEIGVDLRVSDLVPGSEEQIIIITSDEAPDDELFPAQEALLHIQSRIVDLVPDKDNIVTTRLLVPSSEIGCLQGRDGSLSELRRLTAANIDILPRDELPACVLGADELIQIVGEIRAARDALVEVTSRLRSYLYREISFSKEFLPPSTSATAPAGSMFGFEAASPSRIPSRESFQGSDTPAGFQNVQTVTTARTSKDAGASSSGSLDRIEGDIREDVPSVLNRIAVPLVTRSTLEVVIPEHAIPKLIMRSGNKLAQISELSGASVSLVEDRPELTEKVIQISGTPEQAERAQSLLQGFILSTQEDGPPS from the exons ATGGAGAGATCTAGATCGAAAAGGAACCATTATTACGATCAGAACTACGATTCCCAGACCCTAGCAAGGACCAAACCACGGTACCGCCATCATAACAACAATCAAAGCCATCATTATAACAATGGTACCAGCAATCACCACCGCCGCGGCGGAGGCGGCGGTGGCCGTTTATCTAAAGTTCCGGGAGTTTCTCCTACTGCAACCACCTGTTATCGCATCCTATGCCATGACATGAAAGTCGGTGGTGTGATTGGAAAGTCGGGTAGCATCATTAAGGCAATCCGTCAAGAGACCGGCGCCTGGATCAATGTTCACGCACTCATGCCCGGTGATGAAGAGCGGATCATTGAGATCTCCGACGCCCGTCGACGTGACCCTGACGGACGTGCCCCATCTTTCTCCCCGGCCCAGGAGGCGCTGCTTATGATTCACGAACGAATTCTGGCGAGTGATTCTgaatttggttttggatttgttgggGGTCCTGAGGATGAGGAGGACGATTATGGTCCGCGAAGTGGCGGCGGCGGTAGTGCTGGTCGTGTTGCCACCAGGCTTGTTGTGTCAAGGATGCATGTCGGATGTTTGTTGGGCAAGGGTGGGAAGATCATCGAGCAAATGAGGATGGAGACAAAGACTCAAATTAGGATCCTTCCAAGGGATCATAATCTGCCCCGGTGTGTTTCGATGTCGGAGGAAATTGTTCAG GTTGTGGGTGATGTTAATGCCGTGAAGAAAGCTATAGCAATTATTTCATCACGCTTGAAAGAGAGCCAGCTTCGTGACCGTAGTCATTTCCATGGACGGGTACATTCACCAGAGCGGTTTTTCCCTTCTGATGATGATTTCAGTCCGCACATAAACAATATACCTCATCGATCACCCATGGATGAGGCTACATTAGGACCACGATCTTCCGCAGGTTTTCCCAGTCTGAGAAACAATTCATATGGCTCACGTACATCTGGCTATGCATTTGAGTCTGGGGCTGGTCCCATAGCAGACCACCAGTCACAGCTATTCTCTGGTGAGGACATAGTGTTTCAAATTCTTTGCCCGTATGACAGGGTAGAGAGTGTAATGGGAGAGGCCAATGGGATTATAGAAATGCTCAGGGATGAAATTGGTGTTGATCTTAGAGTTAGTGATCTTGTTCCTGGATCAGAGGAGCAGATAATCATTATTACTTCTGACgag GCTCCTGATGATGAACTGTTTCCAGCTCAAGAAGCTTTATTGCATATTCAGAGTCGGATTGTAGATCTTGTCCCAGACAAAGATAACATTGTAACCACAAGGTTACTTGTGCCATCTAGTGAAATTGGGTGTTTACAGGGGCGAGATGGATCATTGTCTGAACTGAGGAGACTAACTGCTGCAAATATAGATATCCTTCCCCGAGATGAACTTCCTGCATGTGTACTAGGGGCTGATGAGCTTATACAG ATTGTGGGAGAGATAAGAGCAGCCCGAGATGCTCTTGTTGAGGTGACGTCAAGGCTTCGGAGTTACTTGTATCGTGAGATATCTTTTTCAAAGGAATTCTTACCACCTTCCACGTCAGCGACAGCCCCAGCTGGTAGCATGTTTGGATTCGAGGCTGCTTCCCCCAGTAGAATTCCAAGCCGTGAAAGTTTCCAGGGAAGTGACACTCCTGCAGGCTTTCAGAATGTGCAGACTGTGACAACCGCACGGACATCAAAG GATGCTGGAGCATCTAGTAGTGGATCATTGGACCGAATTGAAGGTGATATTCGTGAAGATGTGCCAAGTGTGCTGAATAG AATTGCTGTGCCACTTGTCACTAGAAGCACACTCGAAGTTGTCATCCCAGAGCATGCCATTCCGAAGCTCATAATGAGATCTGGAAACAAGCTTGCACAGATCAGCGAG TTGTCAGGAGCAAGTGTTAGCCTTGTTGAAGATAGACCTGAGCTGACTGAAAAGGTCATTCAAATATCCGGTACTCCAGAACAGGCTGAGAGAGCCCAGAGCCTACTTCAAGGGTTTATTCTGAGTA CACAAGAAGATGGTCCACCAAGCTAA
- the LOC122667914 gene encoding RNA-binding KH domain-containing protein RCF3 isoform X2, whose translation MERSRSKRNHYYDQNYDSQTLARTKPRYRHHNNNQSHHYNNGTSNHHRRGGGGGGRLSKVPGVSPTATTCYRILCHDMKVGGVIGKSGSIIKAIRQETGAWINVHALMPGDEERIIEISDARRRDPDGRAPSFSPAQEALLMIHERILASDSEFGFGFVGGPEDEEDDYGPRSGGGGSAGRVATRLVVSRMHVGCLLGKGGKIIEQMRMETKTQIRILPRDHNLPRCVSMSEEIVQVVGDVNAVKKAIAIISSRLKESQLRDRSHFHGRVHSPERFFPSDDDFSPHINNIPHRSPMDEATLGPRSSAGFPSLRNNSYGSRTSGYAFESGAGPIADHQSQLFSGEDIVFQILCPYDRVESVMGEANGIIEMLRDEIGVDLRVSDLVPGSEEQIIIITSDEAPDDELFPAQEALLHIQSRIVDLVPDKDNIVTTRLLVPSSEIGCLQGRDGSLSELRRLTAANIDILPRDELPACVLGADELIQIVGEIRAARDALVEVTSRLRSYLYREISFSKEFLPPSTSATAPAGSMFGFEAASPSRIPSRESFQGSDTPAGFQNVQTVTTARTSKDAGASSSGSLDRIEGDIREDVPSVPIRIAVPLVTRSTLEVVIPEHAIPKLIMRSGNKLAQISELSGASVSLVEDRPELTEKVIQISGTPEQAERAQSLLQGFILSTQEDGPPS comes from the exons ATGGAGAGATCTAGATCGAAAAGGAACCATTATTACGATCAGAACTACGATTCCCAGACCCTAGCAAGGACCAAACCACGGTACCGCCATCATAACAACAATCAAAGCCATCATTATAACAATGGTACCAGCAATCACCACCGCCGCGGCGGAGGCGGCGGTGGCCGTTTATCTAAAGTTCCGGGAGTTTCTCCTACTGCAACCACCTGTTATCGCATCCTATGCCATGACATGAAAGTCGGTGGTGTGATTGGAAAGTCGGGTAGCATCATTAAGGCAATCCGTCAAGAGACCGGCGCCTGGATCAATGTTCACGCACTCATGCCCGGTGATGAAGAGCGGATCATTGAGATCTCCGACGCCCGTCGACGTGACCCTGACGGACGTGCCCCATCTTTCTCCCCGGCCCAGGAGGCGCTGCTTATGATTCACGAACGAATTCTGGCGAGTGATTCTgaatttggttttggatttgttgggGGTCCTGAGGATGAGGAGGACGATTATGGTCCGCGAAGTGGCGGCGGCGGTAGTGCTGGTCGTGTTGCCACCAGGCTTGTTGTGTCAAGGATGCATGTCGGATGTTTGTTGGGCAAGGGTGGGAAGATCATCGAGCAAATGAGGATGGAGACAAAGACTCAAATTAGGATCCTTCCAAGGGATCATAATCTGCCCCGGTGTGTTTCGATGTCGGAGGAAATTGTTCAG GTTGTGGGTGATGTTAATGCCGTGAAGAAAGCTATAGCAATTATTTCATCACGCTTGAAAGAGAGCCAGCTTCGTGACCGTAGTCATTTCCATGGACGGGTACATTCACCAGAGCGGTTTTTCCCTTCTGATGATGATTTCAGTCCGCACATAAACAATATACCTCATCGATCACCCATGGATGAGGCTACATTAGGACCACGATCTTCCGCAGGTTTTCCCAGTCTGAGAAACAATTCATATGGCTCACGTACATCTGGCTATGCATTTGAGTCTGGGGCTGGTCCCATAGCAGACCACCAGTCACAGCTATTCTCTGGTGAGGACATAGTGTTTCAAATTCTTTGCCCGTATGACAGGGTAGAGAGTGTAATGGGAGAGGCCAATGGGATTATAGAAATGCTCAGGGATGAAATTGGTGTTGATCTTAGAGTTAGTGATCTTGTTCCTGGATCAGAGGAGCAGATAATCATTATTACTTCTGACgag GCTCCTGATGATGAACTGTTTCCAGCTCAAGAAGCTTTATTGCATATTCAGAGTCGGATTGTAGATCTTGTCCCAGACAAAGATAACATTGTAACCACAAGGTTACTTGTGCCATCTAGTGAAATTGGGTGTTTACAGGGGCGAGATGGATCATTGTCTGAACTGAGGAGACTAACTGCTGCAAATATAGATATCCTTCCCCGAGATGAACTTCCTGCATGTGTACTAGGGGCTGATGAGCTTATACAG ATTGTGGGAGAGATAAGAGCAGCCCGAGATGCTCTTGTTGAGGTGACGTCAAGGCTTCGGAGTTACTTGTATCGTGAGATATCTTTTTCAAAGGAATTCTTACCACCTTCCACGTCAGCGACAGCCCCAGCTGGTAGCATGTTTGGATTCGAGGCTGCTTCCCCCAGTAGAATTCCAAGCCGTGAAAGTTTCCAGGGAAGTGACACTCCTGCAGGCTTTCAGAATGTGCAGACTGTGACAACCGCACGGACATCAAAG GATGCTGGAGCATCTAGTAGTGGATCATTGGACCGAATTGAAGGTGATATTCGTGAAGATGTGCCAAGTGTGC CTATCAGAATTGCTGTGCCACTTGTCACTAGAAGCACACTCGAAGTTGTCATCCCAGAGCATGCCATTCCGAAGCTCATAATGAGATCTGGAAACAAGCTTGCACAGATCAGCGAG TTGTCAGGAGCAAGTGTTAGCCTTGTTGAAGATAGACCTGAGCTGACTGAAAAGGTCATTCAAATATCCGGTACTCCAGAACAGGCTGAGAGAGCCCAGAGCCTACTTCAAGGGTTTATTCTGAGTA CACAAGAAGATGGTCCACCAAGCTAA